Below is a window of Planococcus rifietoensis DNA.
CGACATGGCATTTTTTCCGCTCGTGATGCTCCATACATGCAAGTCATGAATGCTTTTCACCGCAGGCAACGCTTCGATTGTCTGCGCTACTTGCTCCAGGTCGACATTTTTTGGTGTCCCTTCCATCAAGACATGCACCGCTTCTTTCGTCACGCGCCAACCGCTGATCAAGACGAGGATAGCGACAACCACACTCGCCAGCGGATCTGCCCATGCCCACCCGAAGAAAATGATCAAAAGGGCTGCCGTAATCGCGCCGACCGAGCCAAGCAAATCACTTAAGACATGCAAAAAAGCGGCACGGAGATTCAAGTTTTCTTTCGTATCTCCGCCGCGCATCAAAATCCACGCGACGAGGATATTGACGAGCAAGCCGATGACCGCGATAGCCAACATTCCTGAAGTAGCAATTTCCGGTGGATCTGAAAACCGGTGGTAGGCTTCATAGAAAATATAAAGTGAAATCAAGACGAGCGTCACTCCGTTAAAGACTGCCGCTAAAATTTCAAAACGTTTATAGCCGTAAGTCTTCATTTGGTCGGCTGCTTTTTCGCCAATGGAAAAAGCCAGGTAGCCAACACCCAGCGAAATGGAATCGCTCAGCATATGGCCGGCATCAGCCAGCAGCGCTAGGCTGTTCGTCAAATATCCGCCGACCGCCTCGACCACCATATAACTGGTGATGATCAAAAAGGCGATCAGCAATGTTTTTTTATTGCGGCT
It encodes the following:
- a CDS encoding cation diffusion facilitator family transporter, with translation MGSSHDHSHSRNKKTLLIAFLIITSYMVVEAVGGYLTNSLALLADAGHMLSDSISLGVGYLAFSIGEKAADQMKTYGYKRFEILAAVFNGVTLVLISLYIFYEAYHRFSDPPEIATSGMLAIAVIGLLVNILVAWILMRGGDTKENLNLRAAFLHVLSDLLGSVGAITAALLIIFFGWAWADPLASVVVAILVLISGWRVTKEAVHVLMEGTPKNVDLEQVAQTIEALPAVKSIHDLHVWSITSGKNAMSGHVVVKEHISFKDSQQVLRDIEHALLELKIGHVTVQLENEDHPHDDSIRCQGQEEAEAAGHHHH